A single window of Loxodonta africana isolate mLoxAfr1 chromosome 10, mLoxAfr1.hap2, whole genome shotgun sequence DNA harbors:
- the SLC22A17 gene encoding solute carrier family 22 member 17: MGSSLSLSVPPGPLSFEALLAQVGALGGGQQLQLGLCCLPVLFVALGMASDPIFTLAPPLHCHYGAFPPNASGWEQPPNASGVSVPSAALAASAASRVATSTDPSCSGFAPPDFNHCLKDWDYNGLPVLTTNAIGQWDLVCDLGWQVILEQILFILGFASGYLFLGYPADRFGRRGIVLLTLGLVGPCGVGGAAAGSSTGVMALRFLLGFLLAGVDLGVYLMRLELCDPTQRLRVALAGELVGVGGHFLFLGLALVSKDWRFLQRMITAPCILFLFYGWPGLFLESARWLIVKRQTEEAQSVLRILAERNRPHGQMLGEEAQEALQDLENTCPLPVTSSFSFASLLNYRNIWKNLLILGFTNFIAHAIRHCYQPVGGGGSPSDFYLCSLLASGTAALACVFLGVTVDRFGRRGILLLSMTLTGIASLVLLGLWDYLNEAAITTFSVLGLFSSQAAGILSTLLAAEVIPTTVRGRGLGLIMALGALGGLSGPAQRLHMGHGAFLQHVVLAACALLCILSIMLLPETKRKLLPELLRDGELCRRPSLLRQPPPNRCDHVPLLATPNPAL; the protein is encoded by the exons ATGGGCAGCAGCCTGTCGCTTTCCGTGCCCCCCGGCCCCCTCAGCTTTGAGGCGCTGCTCGCCCAGGTGGGGGCGCTGGGCGGCGGCCAGCAGCTGCAGCTTGGCCTCTGCTGCCTGCCCGTGCTCTTCGTGGCCCTGGGCATGGCCTCGGACCCCATCTTCACGCTGGCACCCCCACTGCATTGCCACTACGGGGCCTTCCCCCCCAACGCCTCCGGCTGGGAGCAGCCGCCCAACGCCAGCGGCGTCAGCGTCCCCAGCGCGGCCCTAGCAGCCAGcgccgccagccgcgtcgccaccaGTACGGACCCCTCGTGCAGTGGATTCGCCCCACCGGACTTCAACCATTGCCTCAAGGACTGGGACTATAACGGCCTGCCGGTACTCACCACCAACGCCATCGGCCAG TGGGATCTGGTGTGTGACCTGGGCTGGCAGGTGATCCTGGAGCAGATCCTCTTCATCTTGGGCTTTGCCTCTGGCTACCTGTTCCTGGGCTACCCCGCAGACAG GTTTGGACGTCGTGGGATTGTGCTGCTGACCTTGGGGCTGGTGGGCCCCTGTGGAGTGGGAGGAGCTGCTGCAGGCTCCTCCACAGGCGTCATGGCCCTCCGATTCCTCCTGGGCTTTCTGCTTGCTGGTGTTGACCTTGGTGTCTACCTGATGC GCCTGGAGCTGTGCGACCCAACCCAGAGGCTTCGAGTGGCCCTGGCAGGGGagttggtgggggtggggggacacttCCTGTTCCTGGGCCTGGCTCTTGTCTCCAAGGACTGGCGATTTCTGCAGCGAATGATCACCGCTCCCTGCATCCTCTTCCTGTTTTATGG CTGGCCTGGTCTGTTTCTGGAGTCTGCGCGATGGCTGATAGTGAAGCGGCAGACCGAGGAAGCACAGTCTGTACTGAGGATCCTGGCTGAGCGGAACCGGCCCCATGGGCAGATGCTGGGGGAGGAGGCCCAGGAGGCCCTGCAGG acCTGGAGAACACCTGCCCTCTCCCTGTAACATCCTCCTTTTCCTTCGCTTCCCTTCTCAACTACCGCAACATCTGGAAAAATCTGCTTATCCTGGGCTTCACCAA CTTCATCGCCCATGCCATCCGCCACTGCTACCAGCctgtgggaggaggagggagccCATCGGACTTCTACCTGTGCTCCCTGCTGGCCAGTGGCACAGCAGCCCTGGCCTGCGTCTTCCTGGGGGTCACCGTGGACCGATTCGGCCGCCGGGGCATCCTGCTTCTCTCGATGACCCTCACCGGCATTGCGTCCTTGGTCCTGCTGGGCCTGTGGGATT ATCTGAACGAGGCTGCCATCACCACCTTCTCTGTCCTTGGCCTCTTCTCCTCCCAAGCTGCTGGCATCCTCAGCACCCTCCTTGCTGCTGAAGTCATCCCTACCACCGTCCG GGGCCGCGGCCTGGGCCTGATCATGGCACTGGGGGCACTCGGGGGGCTAAGTGGCCCAGCTCAGCGCCTCCACATGGGCCATGGAGCCTTCCTGCAGCACGTGGTTCTTGCGGCCTGTGCCCTCCTCTGCATCCTCAGCATCATGCTCCTGCCGGAGACGAAGCGCAAGCTCCTGCCCGAGTTGCTCCGGGATGGGGAGCTGTGCCGCCGGCCTTCCCTGCTGCGACAGCCACCCCCTAACCGCTGTGACCATGTCCCTCTGCTTGCCACCCCCAACCCTGCCCTCTGA